The Thamnophis elegans isolate rThaEle1 chromosome 15, rThaEle1.pri, whole genome shotgun sequence genome includes a window with the following:
- the ECD gene encoding protein ecdysoneless homolog → MEKELGFVTVEDAVHYQLFLIHESEDPEHHQDILQQYIEKILAHFAPILVSYIWQNESFNLKYNPAKGNLPAHIAGHTKFGDNIEDEWFIVYLIKEITKEFPELLARVDDNDGEFLLIEAADYLPKWLSPENSFHRVFFHSGELCIIPLPKTPERKKLLPGINPTIPQVLKLFSGHSEDFVASKAIKATVYKRINGYPEKIQTCRHRAHCYLPAGIVVILRQRPALVSAAVQAFYLRDPIDLKACCIFKNFPPETRVMASVTLTKCLYAQLVQQTFVPDKRSGYSLPPRSHPQYKAYELGMKLAHGFEILCSKYSSASPDSKKQILNVPLWDSFLRALQKNNYFKGEIEGSVQYLHQLQMAENYFLQTLAGSESSVAVSPGEEILTILKKNPFNLEDLKKSSDVLPPEDDDTWLEISPDALDQILEETSGTNKSACASEEKQNYDLTVVAESMKAFISKVSTYEGAEMPRSSAKGPVSFDVDSFAEALDNILGPNLEELDSDDLEEEEEFEFLDSDEGCDLKADSQGDTASWNETTENLQTYMNEMDRELSSTTIGKSFTSQKKGERSGKIFPHEDPNPDLKGNQNKEDPDTTPVDIDVNLVTNLLESYHAQVGLAGPASNILQSMGVHLPDNTDQKPP, encoded by the exons ATGGAGAAGGAGTTAGGTTTTGTGACTGTTGAGGATGCAGTCCATTACCAGTTATTCCTGATACATGAATCAGAAGACCCAGAACATCATCAAGATATCCTCCAGCAATATATTGAAAAAATACTAGCACATTTTGCCCCTATCCTGGTTTCCTACATCTGGCAAAATGAGTCATTTAATCTAAAGTATAATCCTGCAAAAG GAAATCTACCTGCTCATATTGCTGGTCACACAAAGTTTGGAGATAACATTGAAGATGAATGGTTTATTGTTTACCTCATAAAGGAAATTACAAAGGAATTTCCAGAATTATTAGCTAG AGTGGATGATAACGATGGTGAATTCCTTCTGATAGAAGCAGCTGATTACCTTCCAAAATGGTTGAGTCCTGAAAACAGCTTCCATCGG GTATTCTTTCATAGTGgagaattatgcataattccattACCAAAGACTCCTGAAAGGAAGAAATTACTACCTGGAATAAACCCTACAATTCCCCAGGTCCTGAAATTGTTTTCTGGCCATTCTGAGGATTTTGTGGCTTCAAAAGCTATTAAAGCAACAGTATATAAACGCATCAATGG GTATCCTGAGAAGATCCAGACCTGTCGTCATCGAGCTCACTGTTATCTTCCAGCAGGCATTGTGGTAATTCTGAGGCAACGTCCTGCGTTAGTGTCGGCAGCAGTCCAAGCTTTTTACCTTCGAGATCCCATTGACTTAAAAGCATGTTGCATTTTCAAAAACTTCCCCCCTGAAACACGTGTGATGGCATCA GTTACTTTGACAAAGTGTCTATATGCACAACTGGTTCAACAGACATTTGTACCAGACAAACGGAGTGGCTACTCGTTACCTCCTCGTTCACACCCTCAATACAAAGCCTATGAATTAGGCATGAAATTG GCTCATGGCTTTGAAATTTTATGCTCAAAGTATAGTTCAGCTTCTCCTGATTCCAAGAAACAAATTCTGAATGTCCCATTATGGGATAGCTTTCTCAGGGCTCTCCAGAAGAACAATTATTTTAAG GGCGAAATAGAAGGGTCTGTTCAGTATCTTCACCAGTTGCAAATGGCAGAAAACTATTTTCTACAAACTCTAGCAGGCTCAGAAAG cTCAGTTGCTGTTAGCCCTGGAGAAGAAATTCTgacgatattaaaaaaaaatccctttaatTTGGAGGATTTGAAAAAGAGCTCAGACGTTCTacctccagaggatg ATGACACTTGGCTGGAGATTTCTCCAGATGCTCTGGATCAGATTCTGGAGGAGACATCTGGCACAAATAAATCTGCATGTGCCTCAGAGGAAAAGCAGAACTATGACTTGACTGTGGTTGCTGAAAGCATGAAGGCTTTCAtatccaaagtctcaacatatgAAGGAGCAGAAATGCCACG GTCTTCCGCTAAGGGCCCTGTCAGTTTTGATGTTGACTCCTTCGCAGAGGCTTTGGATAATATCCTGG GGCCAAATTTAGAGGAGCTGGACTCTGATgacttagaagaagaagaagaatttgaaTTCTTAGATAGTGACGAAGGGTGTGATTTAAAAGCTGATTCTCAAGGAGATACAGCATCTTGGAATGAAACCACCGAAAATCTCCAAACATACATGAATGAAATGGATCGCGAATTGTCATCCACCACTATTGGCAAAAGCTTTACCAGTCAGAAGAAAGGG GAGAGATCTGGTAAAATATTTCCACATGAAGACCCTAACCCAGATTTGAAAGGCAATCAGAATAAAGAAGATCCTGATACAACACCTGTGGACATTGATGTGAACCTTGTAACTAACTTGTTGGAATCCTATCATGCTCAAGTTGGATTAGCAGGACCTGCTTCTAACATTCTGCAGAGCATGGGAGTGCATTTGCCAGATAATACTGACCAAAAACCTCCCTAG